The Silene latifolia isolate original U9 population chromosome X, ASM4854445v1, whole genome shotgun sequence genome contains the following window.
GAACCTTTGATGCAGCATGGATGTTTTTCCACGTAGATATTGTTGTAGGATCATCAGATAAGCATATGACACCATAGGAAAGCGATTTCTGGTCAATGTTGAACTCTTTTGTAACCCTGATTTTGACAATAAATTCCTTCTCAATAAGAGGCCTGAAATCTGGTGGTGGCACAAGGGTGAAAATCTGAAATGGAGAACGAAAATTGTTAGACGAAAATGGGAAAATGTGATAATTGATGTTCTGAAATTAATAGTAAAAATAATTTGAGGAATACATCATCTTCATCAAGTATTTGTTGGGCTGTTTTTCCAAGCAATTCCGTCATAGCATCATCCCAAATGATAAATTCACATAAGTTGCTGCCTTCATACGTCACAATGAATTTAACTTGGAACCTGTATTGAAACAAAATTGTGATGTTTTAGttgtgttgtttttgtttggtgtAATTTTATgtcatttatttattgtacttgtAATTTGTAGCCTCCCGAATTGCATTACATAGTATcgtgtaaataaataaataccaCATGTTAGGATAGTATTTTTGTACCTAGGAATAGCTGATTTCGTGCCAACCCCCTTTAAAGAGCATGGTGGTTTGTTTGGTCGTTGTTTATCACAATACCATAAACCGTCATCCTTCATTTGAACTTTTGCTCTACATTCCGTGCATGAATTGTAGAACCAACTCACACCAGATGTTGCCAATTCTACAAATgtagccattgtcacatatgaacCTCCTTGAGTCAAGGTCTGAATTTCGTCTAATGACTTAATGTTTGCACTTGCGAGAATGGCTGGATGGTGAGTTGCATTCTCTGGAACACCAAACAGATTTTGGACCCCTTCAGCAGCTGAGAAACTGGTAATGATACAATGAAACTTTATCAATAATTTGGCCTGTTTTGCTTGTTTTTACTTATATTTGTACTTTTTCTGATGTGTTTTTTTGAATTTGATGATATTTAAGTTTGAGTTGCTGGAATCATAACGCAATAATTTGATGAAACTTTATCAATAATTTGAAATGCAAACAGAACAActttgaaaagaaatgttttaaAATTTAAGTTGCTGGAATCGTAACTGAAGTTTGACATGCAAACAGAAAAACTTTAATTACCGTTGGTTGAAATGACGAACTTCAAACATATCGGGGTTGATTAAAATTTGACTTGCTCCCCATGTTGTGCTGATGCTCACTTCCCCTAAATTATATTATTGATCATATGGCATTAGATTAAACTGAAATGCTTGCGTAAAATGTATTTTTGCATTGTATAAAGTGTAAGAATTGTTGCATAAAATATGGACTATATAATCTTACCATTATAGACAGATCTTTTGATGTAGAGCAAAACCAAAGttggtttgtttttgtttttgaattcATTCTCAATTTTTGTCATTTGATCAACATAATCACCAAAAACTGTACAACACAGTTGCTCGTTCCTGAAAAAAAAATGTGTTTATAAGATGCATGTTTTGTTAAAAAAGAAGATATTTGTTTACAAAAACTACGTAATAAAAACATAGTGTATTACTCATAGTTTCCTAGAACGATTGTCATTCTCTTTGTTCCATCACCGTTTAATTTGATTGGGTAAACATGTTCAAGTTGTCCAATAACATCTGCATAGTAAGACATATGttacttaaaatgaattttgtcAGAAATTTTGGTAGAGATTAGGTGAAATATGCATACCAACATAGAGTTTATCCGGCATTGCGCCCATAGCAAAGTCTTTGAATGTGTAGAAGGTATGAACAGTATGAGGAATGTCTGGAATTGGTGCTGGTATGACCTTTGTACTGTACTCAAACCAGATCTTGCATTGATGATATGTTGCCATGTCGTAGCCGAGTCTATTGGACGAAGTATTAAATTTCCTTATCTTATACGTGTCACCTTCATTGAGCACTTCTAAGAAAATCTTCACCAAATTCTTCTTGATTGTTGCTTGTATGGTATCTCCCTGTTAACAATAATGTTTTATTAGTTTGctacataaattaaacataaatgGTGGAGTAATATGATGTAAAAATGTAAATAAGGTGAGCATACATTTTGGTCAGCAAGTATAAGTTCTACGCCTTGTACCACAGATGGATTCTTGTCCGATTTTCGTAGCCACATCCGAATTACCCGGACCTTGATAAATTCTGTCCTTGGAGTAGTCTCCTTGATGCTTGAAATTGGAATTGCTTCTTGATTTGCCATGTTTATGAATATTTTTTGATGGTGTAAATGATATAGTGTGATGTTTGGTTCTGTTTATTTTATAGAAGGCACAGACTTGTAGTTGCCCTAATTAGTGGGAAAAACTGCTGCTAACTTCTCTTTTCCACTCCTCCACTATGTTTGTAACTGAAGTAATTATTCTTCTGGAATGTTCTGTTCATGCTGGATATCTAAAAGGCCATGGGAATGTGGATTGGACTGATGTTGGCCCAAGAGTGCAAATTTGAGTTATTATCGTAAATCataaattatgatgaaaattaggCCGCTCTAATAAACTTGTTGACGCGGATTTATCTTGGTAGCCTAACATTGCCACCTTCCGTAACTGGAATGGCGGCTGTTAGATAGTTGCCGGAAATTTTTGCTCCAAGTAAATTCTCGGTGATGATTGGCGGTCTGACCAGATCTGAGAGAATTTTTTGAACTAtgatttaaatttaaatttttgagATGTAGCattttgaaattattataataGTTCCAAAGTTTTGGTAATTATTAAAACGGATATTTTGTAATGGTTTTTTGAAATTAATTATTTCTTTAAAGTatttgattatcgatatttgttATTTTTCATAGTTTTGGTAATTATTAAAACGAAAATTTTGTaatgctattttgaaaataattactTCTTTAAAGTATTTGATTATCGTTATTTTTTATTATGATATTTTATGTACATTGGCTAGTTATATGTGATATTTAACTTTATCAATACTTGTAATCATTAAGTATTTAGATTTTGTTATCATTTTGGCTATTTATATAGTTTTGCAGATTATAAAATCTTGAAATTTTGTAAGCTGTATAGCTTTTTTTTATGATTTTGCAAATTATTGTTTGGCTATTTTACTATGTAGTTTATTTGTAATTTGgtaattattgtaatgtaaaatgTAGTTCATTTTTGTTGTAATATAAAATCTTGAAATTTTATTTGGGTATTCTGCATAATTATGTATTacatattgatggggcatattctgcacccgctgaccgagtcaacatattgagcaaagtcaaagctaaaagacagcaagtcaacgtattgacagcctaaccgacaaagcctgtcggcctgtcacttgggtctcggtctcggcaactagccggccgagaggcatatccgcgtactcacatccagtcccctcggtatggagtcaaccaggcctgccggcccggcatgggtccctcggccgagggtaagatagtctttccacctgctagccacttgaccacttggccactacgtgacaaaaggcgaaagtctataaatactccacttctctcattgagaaaaggatccgaaaatcatcttaatctggtataaactctcttatctctctacaatatactttgccaagttaacacacaacttatctctttaagttactgacttgagcgtcggagtgagtacgctcggtgccaagccgagccctcagtttgttcatctttacaggagagagcgaaaggaagagacaagcaacgacgtcattctacaagtttaagtggtcataatcctgctccggaattacacccggaacaattggcgccgtctgtggggatagatactaaaagctagtcacctcccttacaaaaaaaaaccaaaagaaaaacccattcagcaagctaagaagatgtcaaagcaacaagaaactgtgattgaaggaactgcattcttccaggatgacacgttccgtaattctgagatcgggcagtcccccaccggccgagtcactgaaccggcg
Protein-coding sequences here:
- the LOC141620767 gene encoding uncharacterized protein LOC141620767; the protein is MANQEAIPISSIKETTPRTEFIKVRVIRMWLRKSDKNPSVVQGVELILADQNGDTIQATIKKNLVKIFLEVLNEGDTYKIRKFNTSSNRLGYDMATYHQCKIWFEYSTKVIPAPIPDIPHTVHTFYTFKDFAMGAMPDKLYVDVIGQLEHVYPIKLNGDGTKRMTIVLGNYDFSAAEGVQNLFGVPENATHHPAILASANIKSLDEIQTLTQGGSYVTMATFVELATSGVSWFYNSCTECRAKVQMKDDGLWFQVKFIVTYEGSNLCEFIIWDDAMTELLGKTAQQILDEDDIFTLVPPPDFRPLIEKEFIVKIRVTKEFNIDQKSLSYGVICLSDDPTTISTWKNIHAASKEKSMSISSSSKDTNTDSMMEKLREMTEDEPAREVEELTPQKGIVVMVETPDKSSATKQQDIKMGKAPMDI